From the Deltaproteobacteria bacterium genome, the window TCTGGCCGTCATCTTATCAGCCGCATACCTCCACGATATCGGGATCAAGGAGGCAGAGCGAAAGCACCAGAGCACAGCGGCCCGGTATCAGGAAGAGGAAGGCCCACCGATTGCCCGTGATATTCTGAAGAAGCTTGGGGCAAAGGGAGAGTTGATAGAGGAGGTGTGTGACATCATCGGCCACCACCATCATCCCAGGGTAGAAGAGAGCACCAACTTCAAGGTGGTCTATGATGCCGACCTCATCGTCAATTTGGAGGAGAAACAGAAGGAAGCGCCCAGAGACAGAGAGAGCCTGACCGCCCTAATCGATAGGGCCTTTCTCACCAAAAGTGGCAGTGAGCTTGCCAGGAGCGTATTTCTCAAATAGCACCATTAAATAGCCCTAGCAGTGATCATCAAAAAGGGGATGGAGTTGGCAAGCAAAGAGATTCCCATGGATCAGGTGGTAATCGGCACCAGGGGTGAGGTCCTGGAAAGGGAGAGATTGGTGGCCTGAACTGAAAAGTTTA encodes:
- a CDS encoding HD domain-containing protein, which encodes MRCPGQDTRYWGPDDIFDVECPKCGYEVEFFKIDPTRKCPNCGHKIVNPKMDFGCATYCLYAEQCLGNLPPELLAQREDLFKDRVAIEMKRYFKRDFKRINHAIQVARYAEQIGKEEGANLAVILSAAYLHDIGIKEAERKHQSTAARYQEEEGPPIARDILKKLGAKGELIEEVCDIIGHHHHPRVEESTNFKVVYDADLIVNLEEKQKEAPRDRESLTALIDRAFLTKSGSELARSVFLK